The Chitinophaga niabensis genome segment TAATCACTGTAGGAACTGCTATAATATATGGTACCGGTTAGCGATGGCAGCTCCACATACTGGTAATCCATTACCTTCTGTATATTTCTGTCTTTATCCCTGATTACCTTAAGCCGGTTGTAAGCATCATATTCATAATAAGTAGCACGTCCTTCTACATTCATCTCACTGCTCATTCCTACCAAAGGTTCATAAGTATATGTGTTCATCTGTGCTCCGGAGGGATATAACCGTAACTCATCTATTAACCCGGATCCGGATATAGTTACGCCTGTTGTACTATTCAATAAATGCTTATACAGCGTCCAGCCATTGGTAGTTGCGATGGCAGTGCCTGAAACACCATTAGCAAGTATACTGCCTCCTTTGCCCCAATAAGTAACTATATAGTTTCCAGAAGGCAATGTATTGCTTGTTATTGTTCCTGTCAGTGATAATACTTTCTCCCCGGTCGGAGCGGTTGCATCCTCCTGCCCTACTGCACTATAGCTCCAGTTTCCTTTACCATCTGCTTCAAAAGAAGTATAAGCTACCTGATTCTGCCGGGCGTTTGAGATTCTGGCTACCGGGTACTGTCCTTTGTAAGACCAGATATAGCTTTCAAAAAGATCGTTTTCTTTATGCGTTTCAAGTATATTCCCTGTGAGGTCATATGAATCAAAATTTTTATCCGATTTATAGGTTGGATCAAGTACTACATTAGCGCTATTTACCGAAACGGGAACAAATGTATTTGTTAATGATGCATTTTCTGTTGTAAGTATTTGGGCCGGTACCAGCTGGTCTTTCTTATATCTTGTAAAAGAAGAATTAACCAGCCATTTGGCAGGTTCATTTACTTTCTTTCTATACGTACGTTTTTCCAGTACGGTTCCCAGCATATTATATTCCTTCAACAGGAGCACTGACTTATTAAGATCTGATGTGGATGCCGGATCTGACAGGTCAGATGGATAAGTGTATTCGGTAATAACAAGGTCCTTGCTGGTTGAAGCTTGCTCGCTTGCCAAATACCCCTTGTCATTATAAGCATATTCAATAGTATTTATAATGGAATCAACCCCACTGTATAGGGTCGCCTTCTTACCTGTCATCTGCCATTTTCCGCCGGTAATAGTATAGGTACCAAATTCGTAAAAGGAAGGGATAAATGAATAATACCTGTTCAATGCACCGGTAACTGGTTCAAATTCAGGGGAAGTAGCATAGGGCTTTACCTTAAACCCTGTTAAAGAAAACTGATTAGATGGCATGTAGCTGAACTCTTCTTTCCTTATTTTATTAAAAGCATTGTTTTTATACTCGAAGTATTGCTTCTCATATAGTAAAGGCCTGTTCCAATAAGCATAATTGGTAACATACAAGGTGGTATAATCCGCAGTTTCATCAGTCAGGCACTCTCCACCAACACGTGGGCCTCTTGAGATACCGGCTGCATTATAGGTATTCAGTATTGCGTAATAATATTTTATCTTTCCATGATGAGTTTCCTGAATGTCTGAACCACCCATCATGTATTCATTTACTTCAGGATAAACAACATAACTCCCAATAAACCCGCCTGCATCTATATCTCCACTAGGCGATGTTCCGTATAACACCGTAACCCGAGGGTTTGCATGTGCTATTTCTGACATTGCCGGATCATGAACAAAACTTAATATTTTCCTGGCAAACATTGTATAGTTCATTTGCAGCTGAGGAATTCCATTCCCATTCTCATTTACACCATAAGTATATTTTTTAGTCAGTGTTTTATCATTTACAAGATCTTTGCTGTGAATTTCTTTGATCCGTAGCCCACCACCCTGGTGATTCTGATTACCTATTCCCATGTATTGATTAGACTCATATGTATACTCTGTGGAACCACCTGTTGGATAAGTAATTTTCTTTAAGGAAAAATAATTAGGTGTATATAAAACAACATCGCGTCTTATTCGCTGCGTCAGATATTGGCCAACGGCAACATCTACCGGATGTCCTGTTGATGTATCATTATATTGATAACTGAGTTTATCCGTTTTAAACTGGTCGTGATAAACAAGCCTGTAATCACCTTCAAGATAATACCCCCATTCATCTGCAGTTAAACCATCCCAAGCTATATTCCGGAAATAATAATCAAACCGGTAAACCTCTACGGCCTTATCATTCCTGTCACGGATCACAACCGAATCAAGAAAAGTATGCAAACTGTTATCACTGTAATAAAAACG includes the following:
- a CDS encoding DUF5977 domain-containing protein — encoded protein: MKKLLLVIAALASLVFSYGQDKKGKVIPPSPQTAEFTKYINYNVSAYNGLPEISIPLYNIELKGVSIPINLSYHASGIKLGQTNGEVGVGWSLNPGYRISRSVYGRPDELFSKPTSASVTDSLNYYQGDAFRTDKFVSKFQFEFGDDYSPKPYNDEKADGEYDIFNFSLPTESGSFVINDRTNKTVQIIERSNIQFNYDLGLIGNINGITRFRVKDESGIKYSFGATASGGAGVFETSNLQYGGYLATAWALRDLETPTGDKVSFSYTLGSTGGYRHDLRTFTFTTAVLCNPMAAGLIHDDDVGINTAYTTFFNQEISTDKEIVKFYRRTGTNLLDTIKVYDYDNVKIKSIRFYYSDNSLHTFLDSVVIRDRNDKAVEVYRFDYYFRNIAWDGLTADEWGYYLEGDYRLVYHDQFKTDKLSYQYNDTSTGHPVDVAVGQYLTQRIRRDVVLYTPNYFSLKKITYPTGGSTEYTYESNQYMGIGNQNHQGGGLRIKEIHSKDLVNDKTLTKKYTYGVNENGNGIPQLQMNYTMFARKILSFVHDPAMSEIAHANPRVTVLYGTSPSGDIDAGGFIGSYVVYPEVNEYMMGGSDIQETHHGKIKYYYAILNTYNAAGISRGPRVGGECLTDETADYTTLYVTNYAYWNRPLLYEKQYFEYKNNAFNKIRKEEFSYMPSNQFSLTGFKVKPYATSPEFEPVTGALNRYYSFIPSFYEFGTYTITGGKWQMTGKKATLYSGVDSIINTIEYAYNDKGYLASEQASTSKDLVITEYTYPSDLSDPASTSDLNKSVLLLKEYNMLGTVLEKRTYRKKVNEPAKWLVNSSFTRYKKDQLVPAQILTTENASLTNTFVPVSVNSANVVLDPTYKSDKNFDSYDLTGNILETHKENDLFESYIWSYKGQYPVARISNARQNQVAYTSFEADGKGNWSYSAVGQEDATAPTGEKVLSLTGTITSNTLPSGNYIVTYWGKGGSILANGVSGTAIATTNGWTLYKHLLNSTTGVTISGSGLIDELRLYPSGAQMNTYTYEPLVGMSSEMNVEGRATYYEYDAYNRLKVIRDKDRNIQKVMDYQYVELPSLTGTIYYSSSYSDYFTRNNCASGLVTAPVIYTVPTGKYTAGTQAAADALAQADLTANGQAYANAYGVCVSAFYNVSMHQGFTRNNCGTNSVGSYVIYSVPANTYSSQISQADANAQAQADINANGQTYANTHGTCQTTYFNVYKGQTFVRNNCGSGFIGDTLIYEVNAGKYSSTISQVDADAKADNEITTSGQTYANANLECLSTTINFKIETESAWLGGRIYQVDFYRPNGTVYSIYPDAFGANVQNFSMPAGFYYKALIYINSADSDYTGSVYFSNSSLTCKVLENGPSSGAVVQFTELNLKGYSGANIGFTISTSPCN